ggctgaggggagcagatcacgaggtcaggagatggagacgatcctggctaacacggtgaaaccccgtctctactaaaaatacaaaaattagccgggtgtggtggtgggcgcctgtagtcccagctactcgggaggctgaggcagaagaatggcatgaacccgggaggcggagcttgcagtgagccgagatcgcaccactgtgctccagcctgagtgacagagcaagactccgtctcaaaaaaaaaaaaaaaaaaaattagccgggcatggtggtgggcacctgtaatcccagctactcgggaggctgaggcaggtgaatcgtttgaacccgggaggcggagcttgcagtgagctgagatcgcaccactgcactccagcctgggcaacagtgcgagactccatctctaaataaaataaataaataaataaacaaacaaacaaataaataaataaataaaatcatttcctgAGCAGTAGGTACTGTAGGCTGGATGAAGCAGCAACAGCAGCCGAGAAACTCCCAGGGCACACCTTCATAGGCTCACAGTCCAGTCGGGAGACGGAAACTGGGTCCGAGGGGGTTACAACATGGGGTGGGCAAAGCTGTGATGAGGAAGCAATGTCAGAGCCCAGAAGAGGTGCCTGACCTGACCTCGCCTAGGGAAGTCACTGAAGGGCAAATGGGAGTGGGCCAGGTGCGTTTGCAGGAAGTGCCTGTGAGAACTTTCTTCTGAGGGCAATAGGAAACCATGAGAGGGTTTAGAGCAAGGGTTGACCCacgggccaaatctggcctgccacttgctttgggtttttttcttttcttttctttctttcttttttttttttttgagacagagtcttgctctgtcacccaggctggagtgcagtggcacaatcttgtctcactgcaacctccacctcctgggctcaagcaattctcatgcctcagcctcctgagtagctgggactacaggagtgtgccaccatggttagttaattttttttagttttagtagagatggggtttcaacatgttggccaggctggtcttgaactcctgacctcaggtgatccgcctgtcttggcctctcaaagtgctgggattacagacgtaagccaccgtgcctggcctgctttttttgtttgtttgttattttgagacagagtcttgctctgtcacccagactggagtgcagtggcacaatctcggctcactgcaacctccacctcctgggctcaagcaattctcatgcctcagccccgcgagtagctgggactacaggagtgtgccaccactgttaatttttttttagttttagtagagatggggtttcaacatgtaggccaggctggtcttgaactcctgacctcaggtgatccgcctgtcttggcctctgaaagtgctgggattacagacatgagccactgtgcctggcctttttttttttttttttggtttgtttttgtttttgttttgagacggagtctcgctctgtcaccgaggctggagtgcagtgacgtgatctcggctcactgcaacttccgcctcctgggtttaagcgattcttctgcctcagcctcccaagtagctgggactacaggcgtgcgccaccacgcctggctaattttttgtatttttagtagagacaggatttcaccatgttggccaggatggtttccatctcctgacctcatgatctgcttgcctcggcctcccaaagtgctgggattacaggcatgagccactacgcccagcctgttttgttttttactaagaatttctttccatgtttaaatggttagaggaaaacaaaatagagGCAAAAATTGAGTGACATAAAAAcgacatgaaattcaaatttcagcatCCATCCATCAGTAGTTTTATTGGCCACAGCCACGCCCACTACTTTATATgttttctatggctgctttctatttttttttaattttgaggcagggcctcactctgtcacctaggctggagtgcagtggtgcaataacagctcactgcagcctcaacctcccaggctccagcaatcctcctgccctgacctctcaaagtgctgggattgcaggcacatgccaccatgtctaactaatttttgtattttttttttttttttttttttgagatggagtctcgctctgtcacccaggctggagtgcaatggcaggatctctgcccgctgcaagctccgcctcctgggttcacgccattctcctgcctcagcctccagagtagttgagactacaggtgcccgccaccacgcccggctaattttttttgcatttttagtagagacgggatttcactgtgttagccatgatggtcgcgatctcctgacctcgtgatccgcccgcctcggcctcccaaagtgctgggattacaggtgcccgccaccgcgcccggccctaatttttgtatttttagtagagacggggtttcaccatgttggccaggctggtctcggactcctggcctcaagcgatcctcccgcctcggcctcccagagttctgggattaccggcttgagccaccgcgcccggtcccaTCATCAGGATCTCAATCCACCCTGGGTGACCGGAGGCCCAGTCAGGAGGGTAGCAGGACCCCGCAGAGCCCCTACTCACCAGCAGGGGCAGCCAACACACGCTGGCCACCACCATGATCCCCAGGAGCTGAGCCATCATCTCCACCTCGGAGTCCCGGGGACGCTGCTGGGCCGCCTCCTGCCCGTGGTAGACGTGGCACAGGGTGGCCACGCTGACCGTGTTCAGCAGGAAGGACAGCCCGACCGAGAGGCCGCCCAGCATGGAGAAGAGCAGCCCGAAGGCCACGTCCCCGGACTCGGCGCCCAGCGTCAGGAAGCACCAGGACCCCGGGTATTGCACGGTGTAGCGACCCACGCCCAGCAGGGGCAGCAGGCCCAGCGCCAGCGCGGCCGCCCACACCAGCCCCACGGTGGCCCAGGCGCGGCGCTGCGAGGCGACCGCCGGGCGCGAGAAGGGCCGGGTGATGCCCAGGTAGCGCTCCGAGGCCATGGCGGCCCCCAGCAGCAGCGGGGACAGGCCGAAGAAGATCATGACGACGCCCATGAAGCGACAGAGACGGCAGCCAGGGTCCACGGCGTGCCACTCGAAGAGCGCGGCGTGCTGGGACACCACGATGGTACCGGTCACCAGCAGCCCCAGGAAGTCGGTGAGGACGAGGCCGCAGAGGAAGGTGAGGAAGGAGGAGCGCGTGTGTGAACCCCCCTGCCGCGAGCCCGCCAGCACGCTCAGGGCCAGCAGGTTGGAGGCCAGGCCCACCACGCAGAAGGAGGCGGCGAACCACGGCGAG
This portion of the Pongo abelii isolate AG06213 chromosome 20, NHGRI_mPonAbe1-v2.0_pri, whole genome shotgun sequence genome encodes:
- the TBXA2R gene encoding thromboxane A2 receptor, whose protein sequence is MWPNGSSLGPCFRPTNITLEERRLIASPWFAASFCVVGLASNLLALSVLAGSRQGGSHTRSSFLTFLCGLVLTDFLGLLVTGTIVVSQHAALFEWHAVDPGCRLCRFMGVVMIFFGLSPLLLGAAMASERYLGITRPFSRPAVASQRRAWATVGLVWAAALALGLLPLLGVGRYTVQYPGSWCFLTLGAESGDVAFGLLFSMLGGLSVGLSFLLNTVSVATLCHVYHGQEAAQQRPRDSEVEMMAQLLGIMVVASVCWLPLLVFIAQTVLRNPPAMSPAGQLSRATEKELLIYLRVATWNQILDPWVYILFRRAVLRRLQPRLSTRPRSLSLQPQLTQRSGLQ